The following proteins are encoded in a genomic region of Parus major isolate Abel chromosome 20, Parus_major1.1, whole genome shotgun sequence:
- the AHCY gene encoding adenosylhomocysteinase isoform X2, with the protein MSDRLPYKVADISLADWGRKAIEIAENEMPGLMKMREMYSSSKPLKGARIAGCLHMTVQTAVLIETLIVLGAEVQWSSCNIFSTQDHAAAAIAKAGIPGIRGISEETTTGVHNLYKMKASGTLKVPAINVNDSVTKSKFDNLYGCRESLIDGIKRATDVMIAGKVAVVAGYGDVGKGCAQALRSFGARVIITEIDPINALQAAMEGYEVTTMEEACKEGNIFVTTTGCTDIVQGRHFEQMKDDAIVCNIGHFDVEVDAKWLNDNAVEAVNVKPQVDRYTLRNGRHIILLAEGRLVNLGCAMGHPSFVMSNSFTNQVLAQIELWTHSDKYAVGVHFLPKKLDEAVAAAHLDKLSVKLTKLSDKQAKYLGLSRDGPFKPDHYRY; encoded by the exons ATGTCGGATCGGCTGCCCTACAAAGTGG CTGACATCAGCCTTGCAGACTGGGGTCGCAAGGCCATTGAGATTGCAGAGAATGAGATGCCAGGGCTGATGAAGATGAGGGAGATGTACTCTTCATCCAAGCCCCTGAAAGGTGCCCGCATCGCTGGCTGCCTCCACATGACAGTACAGACAGCAGTGCTCATAGAGACCCTCATCGTGCTGGGGGCTGAG GTACAATGGTCAAGTTGCAACATTTTCTCCACTCAGGACCACGCTGCAGCTGCTATTGCAAAAGCTGGTATCCCTG GAATTAGAGGTATTTCAGAAGAGACAACCACTGGGGTTCACAACCTGTACAAGATGAAGGCCAGTGGGACCCTGAAAGTGCCAGCTATCAATGTGAATGACTCTGTCACTAAG aGCAAGTTTGATAACCTTTATGGCTGCAGAGAGTCCCTCATCGATGGCATCAAGCGTGCCACAGATGTGATGATTGCTGGGAAGGTGGCAGTGGTGGCAGGATATGGGGACGTGGGTAAGGGCTGTGCCCAGGCCCTGCGGAGCTTCGGAGCCAGAGTCATCATCACCGAAATCGATCCCATCAACGCACTCCAGGCAGCCATGGAAG GTTATGAAGTTACAACCATGGAGGAGGCCTGCAAAGAGGGCAACATCTTTGTCACCACCACTGGCTGCACTGACATTGTGCAGGGCAG GCACTTTGAGCAGATGAAGGATGATGCTATAGTGTGTAATATTGGCCATTTTGATGTGGAAGTTGATGCCAAGTGGCTGAATGACAATGCAGTGGAGGCAGTGAATGTCAAACCTCAG GTGGATCGCTACACGCTGCGCAACGGCCGCCACATCATCCTGCTGGCCGAGGGCCGCCTGGTCAACCTGGGCTGTGCCATGGGCCACCCCAGCTTCGTCATGAGCAACTCCTTCACCAACCAGGTCCTGGCACAGATCGAGCTCTGGACCCACAGTGACAAATATGCTGTGGGGGTCCACTTCCTGCCAAAGAAG ctggatgAAGCGGTGGCTGCTGCTCATCTGGACAAGCTGAGTGTGAAGCTGACGAAGCTGAGTGACAAACAGGCCAAATACCTGGGCTTGTCCAGAGATGGGCCCTTCAAGCCAGACCACTACAGATACTGA
- the AHCY gene encoding adenosylhomocysteinase isoform X1, translating into MSDRLPYKVADISLADWGRKAIEIAENEMPGLMKMREMYSSSKPLKGARIAGCLHMTVQTAVLIETLIVLGAEVQWSSCNIFSTQDHAAAAIAKAGIPVFAWKGETDEEYLWCIEQTLYFKDGQPLNMILDDGGDLTNLVHTKYPQLLKGIRGISEETTTGVHNLYKMKASGTLKVPAINVNDSVTKSKFDNLYGCRESLIDGIKRATDVMIAGKVAVVAGYGDVGKGCAQALRSFGARVIITEIDPINALQAAMEGYEVTTMEEACKEGNIFVTTTGCTDIVQGRHFEQMKDDAIVCNIGHFDVEVDAKWLNDNAVEAVNVKPQVDRYTLRNGRHIILLAEGRLVNLGCAMGHPSFVMSNSFTNQVLAQIELWTHSDKYAVGVHFLPKKLDEAVAAAHLDKLSVKLTKLSDKQAKYLGLSRDGPFKPDHYRY; encoded by the exons ATGTCGGATCGGCTGCCCTACAAAGTGG CTGACATCAGCCTTGCAGACTGGGGTCGCAAGGCCATTGAGATTGCAGAGAATGAGATGCCAGGGCTGATGAAGATGAGGGAGATGTACTCTTCATCCAAGCCCCTGAAAGGTGCCCGCATCGCTGGCTGCCTCCACATGACAGTACAGACAGCAGTGCTCATAGAGACCCTCATCGTGCTGGGGGCTGAG GTACAATGGTCAAGTTGCAACATTTTCTCCACTCAGGACCACGCTGCAGCTGCTATTGCAAAAGCTGGTATCCCTG TGTTTGCCTGGAAAGGGGAGACAGATGAGGAATACTTGTGGTGCATTGAGCAGACCTTGTACTTCAAGGATGGGCAGCCCCTCAACATGATTTTGGATGATGGTGGAGATCTTACCAACCTAGTTCATACCAAATACCCACAGCTGCTGAAAG GAATTAGAGGTATTTCAGAAGAGACAACCACTGGGGTTCACAACCTGTACAAGATGAAGGCCAGTGGGACCCTGAAAGTGCCAGCTATCAATGTGAATGACTCTGTCACTAAG aGCAAGTTTGATAACCTTTATGGCTGCAGAGAGTCCCTCATCGATGGCATCAAGCGTGCCACAGATGTGATGATTGCTGGGAAGGTGGCAGTGGTGGCAGGATATGGGGACGTGGGTAAGGGCTGTGCCCAGGCCCTGCGGAGCTTCGGAGCCAGAGTCATCATCACCGAAATCGATCCCATCAACGCACTCCAGGCAGCCATGGAAG GTTATGAAGTTACAACCATGGAGGAGGCCTGCAAAGAGGGCAACATCTTTGTCACCACCACTGGCTGCACTGACATTGTGCAGGGCAG GCACTTTGAGCAGATGAAGGATGATGCTATAGTGTGTAATATTGGCCATTTTGATGTGGAAGTTGATGCCAAGTGGCTGAATGACAATGCAGTGGAGGCAGTGAATGTCAAACCTCAG GTGGATCGCTACACGCTGCGCAACGGCCGCCACATCATCCTGCTGGCCGAGGGCCGCCTGGTCAACCTGGGCTGTGCCATGGGCCACCCCAGCTTCGTCATGAGCAACTCCTTCACCAACCAGGTCCTGGCACAGATCGAGCTCTGGACCCACAGTGACAAATATGCTGTGGGGGTCCACTTCCTGCCAAAGAAG ctggatgAAGCGGTGGCTGCTGCTCATCTGGACAAGCTGAGTGTGAAGCTGACGAAGCTGAGTGACAAACAGGCCAAATACCTGGGCTTGTCCAGAGATGGGCCCTTCAAGCCAGACCACTACAGATACTGA